From the genome of Pelecanus crispus isolate bPelCri1 chromosome 30 unlocalized genomic scaffold, bPelCri1.pri SUPER_30_unloc_2, whole genome shotgun sequence, one region includes:
- the LOC142596807 gene encoding LOW QUALITY PROTEIN: signal-induced proliferation-associated 1-like protein 3 (The sequence of the model RefSeq protein was modified relative to this genomic sequence to represent the inferred CDS: inserted 4 bases in 2 codons; deleted 2 bases in 2 codons) encodes MSSHRPPRHDGTDAEGCPPAFWAQNGSVPTVGGETPRLAPATPAVPKMGVRARIADWPPKRDAAKDSAAGASPCREAAGSRDPACCRGFAGGQQPLAGVSGFKALHRMARRRSKDVEFQEGWPRSPARGLAPLRHRSSSEVTLSECDPEEPAEPRGTKLGGGAGLFREYGSTSSIDVQGISEQSFFDMLNEFRTKKPDRRAGTPERLGEAGFPPGSYPGIKTEGRNGPRDEPLGQSKEKARRRCPKGDAGGESIFKKLRSGRNEGEPEEPRAPEPGKAWVCQKSFAHYDVQSMLFDLNAVAVNRAVVAQRRNTTTGASAASAATVRAGGLGGSDPAFASTEDLNCKENLEHDVGDNTSNELLLSCPHFRNEIGGSGERNVSFSKASAGSPGIPAAEGGFPEPTLDVRPTNAGVSVLEVPKELQRNPNRLKHYSVEHVDLGARYYRDHFHGKEHSNYFGVDEKLGPVAVSIKREKLEDHKDHGPQYQYRIIFRTSELVTLRGSILEDAIPTATKHGTVRGLPLKDALEYVVPELNIHCLRLALSTPKVTEQLLKLDEQGLCRRHKVGILYCKAGQSSEEEMYNNEEAGPPFEEFLSLLGEKVCLKAFSKYAAQLDTKTDSTGTHSLYTTYQDYEIMFHVSTMLPYTPNNRQQLLRKRHIGNDIVTIIFQEPGALPFTPQNIRSHFQHVFIIVRAHNPCSDGVCYSVAVTRSKDVPPFGPPIPSGVTFRKSDVFRDFLLAKVINAENAAHKSDKFHTMATRTRQEYLKDLAENCVTNTPVDSAGKFNLISLASKKKEKTKARAGAEQHSAGAIAWRVSAQDFARGAEIACALGISNEFVVLLDLGAKEVVFNCFCGDVIGWTADASTVKIFYGRGDHVFIRAAEGGPEDIKEIVQRLKVMTDGCETVDMTLRRNGLGQLGFHVKYDGTVAEVEDYGFAWQAGLRQGSRLVEICKVAVVTLTHDQMIDLLRTSVTVKVVIIPPHEDGAPRRGWAESLEMSSAEPKGETENLPSGYRPPYRSNAGWQWSGPASHNTAPTAKWAEPLPLSHGPAIGRSSKQPAVPYREPQPLHGKRPVSFPETPHPTSSSSSSPAGAERAQPYRQPSGSFSAPGSAGTAYARYKPSPERYAASQRPPLPFEPHAGHNGPSSGDSSSGGLSSHESTMERHKPEPLWHVPAQSRLXRGAAGGKRSGRQEPTGKDSPNRHSKGDAPYSSHSSSNTLSSNASSSHSDERWFDVPEPVETEPDPFSKGGSSDSGIDTALYACSPAGAGPKPPRPAPQRDKVPKTPPASYAGLQDDGVRPGDKREPSPTVSAGSQGKGYRHKXRGPPAPSGTPGGSPDPFKQPSSSNSRLGYPGYKTPSAEAPRPPHASAQLSASVPKSFFSKQTVRNKHATGWKRADDPPDPKKQVDANTKNVFGQPRLRASLRDLRSPRKNYKSTIEDDLKKLIIMDSAAPEPERGRGQSPQKGLQRTLSDESLCGGRRDAGYAAGAASLDTDALFAGVYPSSTLPSRRQHPAANGSLPEKKSTISASELSLAEARDKPPLRRIDPGMMPLPDTAAGLEWSSLVNAAKAYEVQRAVSLFSLTDSALSPDPPAPPERQPTRTRATLRGSPRPPNAVRLSPRSQAPPLDLPGKVSQLEAMLKQLHSDLQKEKQDKVVLQAEVANLRQNNRRLQEESHSAARQLRRFARIFSGAVEKEEL; translated from the exons ATGAGCTCCCACCGTCCCCCCCGGCACGACGGCACCGATGCTGAGGGTTGCCCGCCGGCTTTTTGGGCGCAAAATGGCAGCGTGCCCACGGTGGGGGGCGAAACCCCTCGCCTGGCTCCCGCCACGCCGGCTGTGCCCAAAATGGGGGTGCGCGCCCGCATCGCCGACTGGCCCCCCAAAAGAGACGCCGCCAAGGACTCCGCCGCTGGCGCCAGCCCGTGCCGGGAGGCAGCCGGCAGCCGGGATCCTGCTTGCTGCCGGGGTTTTGCCGGTGGGCAGCAGCCCCTCGCCGGCGTTTCGGGCTTCAAAGCCCTTCACCGCATGGCGCGGCGGCGATCCAAGGACGTGGAATTTCAGGAGGGGTGGCCCCGTTCCCCGGCGAGGGGTTTGGCGCCGCTGCGACACCGGAGCAGCAGCGAGGTGACGCTGAGCGAGTGCGACCCGGAGGAGCCGGCGGAACCGCGGGGGACCAAGCTGGGGGGCGGCGCCGGGCTTTTCCGTGAATACGGCAGCACCTCCTCCATCGACGTGCAAGGCATCTCGGAGCAGAGCTTTTTCGATATGCTCAACGAATTTCGGACCAAGAAGCCGGATCGGCGAGCCGGAACTCCCGAGCGCCTCGGGGAAGCCGGTTTTCCGCCGGGATCGTATCCCGGGATCAAAACGGAGGGTAGGAACGGGCCCCGGGACGAGCCGTTGGGGCAATCCAAGGAAAAAGCCCGCAGGAGGTGTCCCAAAGGCGATGCCGGAGGCGAATCCATCTTCAAGAAGCTCCGGAGCGGCCGAAACGAGGGGGAGCCGGAGGAACCGCGGGCGCCGGAGCCGGGCAAGGCCTGGGTGTGCCAAAAAAGCTTTGCCCACTACGACGTGCAGAGCATGCTCTTCGACCTCAACGCCGTGGCCGTCAACCGAGCCGTGGTAGCCCAACGGCGAAACACCACCACGGGCGCCTCGGCAGCTTCGGCCGCCACCGTTCGCGCCGGCGGGTTGGGAGGATCGGATCCGGCGTTCGCCAGCACCGAGGACCTCAACTGCAAGGAGAATTTGGAGCACGACGTGGGGGATAACACCAGCAACGAGCTCCTCCTCAGCTGCCCCCATTTCCGCAACGAGATCGGCGGCAGCGGCGAGCGCAACGTCAGCTTCTCCAAAGCCTCGGCGGGATCCCCCGGCATCCCGGCGGCCGAGGGGGGATTCCCGGAGCCGACCCTCGACGTACGTCCCACCAACGCCGGCGTTTCGGTGCTGGAGGTCCCCAAGGAGCTGCAGAGGAACCCCAACCGCCTCAAGCACTACAGCGTCGAGCACGTGGACCTCGGCGCTCGCTATTACCGCGACCATTTCCACGGCAAAG AGCACTCTAACTATTTCGGGGTGGACGAGAAGCTGGGCCCGGTGGCCGTCAGCATCAAACGGGAGAAACTGGAGGACCACAAGGACCACGGCCCTCAGTACCAGTACAGGATCATCTTCCGGACCAGCGAG CTCGTCACCCTGCGCGGCTCCATCCTGGAGGATGCCATCCCCACTGCCACCAAGCACGGGACGGTGCGGGGACTCCCGCTGAAGGATGCTCTGGAATACGTCGTTCCGGAGCTCAACATCCACTGCCTGCGCCTGGCCCTGAGCACGCCCAAAGTCACCGAGCAGCTCCTCAAGCTGGACGAGCAAGGG ctctgccgcAGGCACAAGGTGGGCATCCTGTACTGCAAAGCCGGGCAGAGCTCGGAGGAGGAGATGTACAACAACGAGGAGGCCGGGCCGCCTTTCGAGGAGTTCCTCTCCCTCCTGGGGGAGAAGGTTTGCCTGAAAGCTTTCAGCAAGTATGCGGCGCAGCTCGACACCAAGA ccgACTCCACCGGCACCCACTCCCTCTACACCACCTACCAGGATTACGAAATCATGTTCCACGTCTCCACCATGCTTCCCTACACCCCCAACAACCGGCAGCAG CTGCTGAGGAAGAGGCACATCGGGAACGACATCGTCACCATCATTTTCCAAGAGCCCGGCGCTTTGCCCTTCACCCCCCAAAACATCCGCTCCCATTTCCAGCACGTCTTCATCATCGTCCGAGCCCACAATCCCTGCTCCGACGGCGTCTGCTATAG CGTGGCCGTCACCAGGTCCAAAGACGTCCCCCCCTTCGGACCCCCCATCCCCAGCGGCGTCACCTTCCGCAAATCCGACGTCTTCCGAGATTTCTTGCTGGCCAAGGTGATCAACGCGGAGAACGCCGCTCACAAATCGGACAAATTTCACACCATGGCCACGCGAACCCGGCAGGAATACCTGAAGGATCTGGCCGAAAACTGCGTCACCAACACGCCCGTCGATTCCGCTGGGAAGTTCAACCTCATCTCGCTGGCTTccaagaagaaggagaagacgAAAGCCCGAGCCGGGGCCGAGCAGCACAGCGCGGGGGCCATTGCCTGGCGCGTCTCCGCTCAGGATTTCGCCCGGGGAGCCGAAATCGCTTGCGCCTTGGGAATCTCCAACGAATTCGTCGTCCTGCTCGACCTCGGCGCCAAGGAGGTGGTCTTCAACTGCTTCTGCGGGGACGTCATCGGCTGGACCGCCGACGCTTCCACCGTCAAGATCTTCTACGGCCGAGGAGATCACGTCTTCATCCGGGCGGCCGAGGGCGGCCCCGAGGACATCAAGGAGATCGTGCAGAGGCTGAAG GTGATGACGGACGGCTGCGAGACGGTGGACATGACCTTGAGGAGGAACGGGCTGGGTCAGCTGGGTTTCCACGTCAAGTACGACGGCACGGTAGCCGAGGTGGAGGATTACGGCTTCGCCTGGCAGGCCGGCCTGCGGCAGGGCAGCCGGCTGGTGGAGATTTGCAAAGTAGCCGTGGTCACCCTCACCCACGACCAGATGATCGACCTGCTCCGCACCTCCGTCACGGTCAAGGTCGTCATCATCCCGCCCCACGAGGACGGAGCGCCTCGCAG GGGCTGGGCCGAATCCTTGGAGATGAGCAGCGCGGAGCCGAAGGGAGAGACGGAGAATTTGCCGTCCGGCTACCGCCCGCCGTACCGGAGCAACGCCGGCTGGCAGTGGAGCGGGCCGGCCTCGCACAACACGGCTCCGACGGCTAAATGGGCCGAGCCGCTGCCGCTCAGCCACGGGCCAGCAATCGGCCGGTCGAGCAAGCAGCCCGCCGTGCCCTACCGGGAGCCGCAACCCCTGCACGGCAAGAG GCCGGTCAGCTTTCCCGAAACGCCGcatcccacctcctcctcctcctcctcgccggCAGGAGCGGAGAGGGCGCAGCCGTACCGGCAACCTTCCGGCAGCTTCTCcgcgccgggcagcgccggcacAGCCTACGCTCGCTACAAACCCTCCCCGGAGAG GTACGCGGCCTCACAGCGGCCGCCATTG CCCTTCGAGCCGCACGCCGGCCACAACGGCCCCTCCAGCGGCGACTCCTCGTCCGGGGGGCTCAGTAGCCACGAGAGCACCATGGAGCGGCACAAACCGG AGCCGCTGTGGCACGTGCCGGCGCAGTCCAGGtt ccggggagcggcggggggcaAGCGATCCGGCAGGCAGGAGCCCACGGGCAAGGACTCTCCCAACCGGCACTCCAAG GGTGACGCGCCGTACTCGAGCCACTCCAGCAGCAACACGCTCTCCAGCAACGCCTCCAGCAGCCACAGCGATGAGCGCTGGTTCGACGTTCCCGAGCCCGTCGAAACCGAACCGGATCCCTTCTCCAAAGGCGGTTCTAGCGACAGCGGCATCGACACCGCGCTCTACGCCTGCAGCCCGGCGGGGGCTGGCCCCAagcccccccgcccggcgccgcaGAGGGACAAGGTCCCCAAAACCCCGCCGGCGTCCTACGCCGGTTTGCAGGATGACGGCGTCCGTCCTGGCGACAAGAGGGAACCATCCCCCACCGTCAGCGCCGGCAGCCAGGGTAAAGGCTACCGGCACAA GCGGGGACCCCCCGCGCCTTCGGGGACCCCCGGCGGCAGCCCCGACCCCTTCAAGCAGCCCAG cagctcGAATTCGCGGCTGGGCTACCCCGGCTACAAAACCCCCTCGGCCgaagccccccggcccccccacgCCTCAGCCCAGCTCTCCGCTTCGGTCCCCAAATCCTTCTTCTCCAAGCAGACGGTGAGGAACAAACACGCCACGGGCTGGAAACGCGCCGACGACCCCCCGGACCCCAAAAA GCAGGTGGACGCCAACACCAAGAACGTCTTCGGGCAACCGCGGCTACGGGCGTCGCTGCGGGACTTGCGCTCTCCCCGCAAAAACTACAAATCCACCATCGAGGATGATCTTAAAAAACTCATCATCATGGACAGCGCCGCTCCGGAGCCGGAGAGGGGACGGGG ccagtccccgCAAAAAGGTCTGCAGCGGACGCTGTCGGACGAAAGCCTctgc ggcgggcggcgggacgCCGGATACGCTGCCGGCGCGGCGTCCCTGGATACCGACGCCCTCTTCGCCGGTGTTTACCCCTccagcaccctgcccagccGCCGGCAGCACCCCGCTGCCAACGGCAGCCTCCCCGAAAAGAAAT CCACCATCTCCGCTTCCGAGCTGTCCCTGGCCGAGGCGCGGGATAAGCCCCCGCTGCGCCGGATCGATCCCGGGATGATGCCGCTGCCGGATACGGCGGCCGGTTTGGAGTGGTCCAGCTTGGTGAACGCCGCCAAAGCTTACGAAG TGCAGAGAGCCgtctccctcttctccctcaccGATTCGGCGCTGAGCCCCgacccccccgcgccccccgagAGGCAGCCGACGC ggacacGCGCGACGCTTCGGGGTTCCCCGCGT